One window of Oryza brachyantha chromosome 12, ObraRS2, whole genome shotgun sequence genomic DNA carries:
- the LOC102722919 gene encoding serine carboxypeptidase 1: MMVRRRGCCAPSAVVLGMAAAAGLLLLLACGSDAAPQGALVTSVPGFDGGALPSKHYAGYVTVDEQHGRSLFYYLVESERDPVKDPVVLWLNGGPGCSSFDGFVYEHGPFNFESGGSAGSLPKLHLNPYSWSKVSSVIYLDSPAGVGLSYSKNTSDYVTGDLKTAADSHNFLLKWFQLYPEFQSNPFYITGESYAGVYVPTLSHEVVKGIHDGVKPAINFKGYMVGNGVCDTVFDGNALVPFAHGMGLISDDIYQEASTACHGNYWNATSAKCETAVSKVDTLISGLNIYDILEPCYHSTGVKELIPANSRLPKSFQHLGTTDKPLPVRTRMLGRAWPLRAPVREGRVPSWQELASGVPCMSDEVATAWLNNDDVRAAIHAQPVSAIGSWVICTGVLDFHHDAGSMISYHKNLTGQGYRAFIYSGDHDMCVPYTGSEAWTKSLGYGVVDSWRPWHFNGQVSGYTQGYEHGLTFATIKGAGHTVPEYKPQESLAFYSRWLAGSKL, translated from the exons ATGATGGTGAGACGACGCGGCTGCTGCGCACCgtccgccgtcgtcctcggcatggccgccgcggccggcctcctcctcctcctcgcctgcGGCAGCGACGCGGCGCCGCAGGGGGCGCTCGTGACGAGCGTCCCAggcttcgacggcggcgccctccCGTCCAAGCACTACGCCGG GTACGTGACGGTGGACGAGCAGCACGGGCGGAGCCTGTTCTACTACCTGGTGGAGTCGGAGCGCGACCCGGTGAAGGACCCCGTCGTGCTGTGGCTCAACGGCGGGCCCGGCTGCTCCAGCTTCGACGGCTTCGTCTACGAGCACG GACCATTCAACTTTGAGTCAGGGGGGTCAGCTGGGAGCCTACCAAAGCTCCATCTCAATCCCTATAGCTGGTCCAAG GTATCAAGTGTGATATACTTGGACTCCCCTGCTGGTGTGGGGCTGTCATACTCAAAGAATACTTCAGATTATGTTACTGGTGATCTCAAGACTGCTGCAGATTCACATAATTTTCTTCTGAAG TGGTTTCAGCTGTACCCTGAGTTCCAGAGCAATCCATTTTACATAACTGGGGAGTCATATGCTGGGGTTTATGTTCCTACTCTTTCACATGAAGTTGTCAAAG GAATACACGATGGAGTGAAGCCAGCAATAAACTTCAAG GGCTACATGGTCGGAAATGGTGTTTGCGACACTGTTTTTGATGGTAATGCACTTGTGCCATTTGCCCATGGAATGGGACTGATTTCAGATGATATATACCAG GAAGCAAGTACTGCATGCCATGGAAATTACTGGAATGCTACCAGTGCTAAATGCGAAACAGCAGTGTCAAAAGTTGATACG TTAATCAGTGGCCTAAACATCTATGACATTCTTGAGCCATGCTACCACAGCACAGGCGTCAAAGAATTGATCCCAGCAAACAGCAGACTGCCTAAAAGCTTCCAGCATCTTGGTACCACTGACAAGCCTCTTCCTGTAAGAACCAGGATGCTTGGGCGTGCTTGGCCTCTGAGAGCTCCTGTCAGAGAGGGGCGTGTGCCATCCTGGCAGGAGCTTGCCAGTGGAGTTCCTTGCATG AGTGATGAAGTTGCAACAGCATGGCTGAACAACGACGACGTCAGAGCAGCAATCCATGCCCAACCA GTAAGTGCAATCGGCTCATGGGTTATATGCACGGGTGTATTGGATTTCCACCATGATGCTGGAAGTATGATTAGTTACCACAAGAATCTTACAGGCCAAGGTTACCGTGCTTTCATATACAG TGGGGATCATGATATGTGTGTACCTTATACCGGGAGTGAAGCATGGACCAAATCTTTGGGCTATGGAGTTGTTGACTCATGGAGACCGTGGCACTTCAATGGCCAAGTTTCTGG GTACACCCAAGGATATGAACATGGTCTCACCTTTGCTACCATTAAG ggtGCTGGACACACTGTTCCTGAATACAAACCACAAGAATCATTGGCTTTCTATAGCCGTTGGCTTGCTGGTTCTAAATTGTAA
- the LOC102722072 gene encoding probable carboxylesterase 16: MPPVAIQLYSLIFKLLLRRRLSAAAAAPASSSSFGVSSRPAAEHHPSPPSKPSFSSAGPDAVATKDLHPDPLSALHLRLFLPSPQSAAPAAANAPLRRNSFPQPHDGHAPGQELSRRASASFSGVASPAASCYGGYLPTARSARRLPVIVQFHGGAFVTGAADSAANDAFCRRVARLCDAIVVAVGYRLAPESRYPAAFEDGVTVLKWIAKQANLAACGRTMARGAGSGGADSFGAAMVEPWLAAHADPSRCVLLGVSCGANIADYVARKAVEAGRLLDPIKVVAQVLMYPFFIGSSPTQSELKLANSYFYDKSTCLLAWKLFLTEGEFSLDHPAANPLVPGKGPPLKLMPPTLTVVAELDWMKDRAIAYSEELRKVNVDAPVLEYKDAVHEFATLDVLLKTPQAQACAEDISIWVKKYISLRGHEFSY; this comes from the exons ATGCCCCCCGTCGCAATCCAGCTCTACAGCCTCATCTTcaagctcctcctccgccgccgcctctccgctgccgccgccgccccggcgtcgtcctcctccttcgGCGTCTCCTCCCGCCCGGCCGCCGAGCACCACCCTTCCCCGCCTTCGAAACCTTCGTTCTCCTCCGCGGGCCCCGACGCGGTCGCCACCAAGGACCTGCACCCCGACCCGCTCTCCGcgctccacctccgcctcttcctcccgAGCCCGCAGAGCGCGGCGCCCGCCGCTGCCaacgctccgctccgccgcaaCTCGTTCCCGCAGCCCCACGACGGGCACGCCCCGGGCCAGGAGCTCTCCCGCCGCGCCAGCGCCAGCTTCAGCGGCGTCGCGTCCCCCGCCGCCTCGTGCTACGGCGGGTACCTGCCGACCGCGCGGTCCGCCAGGAGGCTGCCGGTGATCGTGCAGTTCCACGGGGGCGCGTTCGTCACGGGCGCGGCCGACAGCGCCGCCAACGACGCCttctgccgccgcgtcgcgcggCTCTGCGACGCCATCGTGGTGGCCGTGGGGTACCGGCTCGCCCCGGAGAGCAGGTACCCCGCCGCGTTCGAGGACGGGGTCACGGTGCTCAAATGGATCGCCAAGCAGGCCAATCTCGCCGCGTGCGGGCGGACGATGGCGAGGGGGGCGGGCTCCGGCGGGGCCGATTCGTTCGGCGCGGCCATGGTCGAGCCGTGGCTAGCTGCCCACGCCGATCCATCCAG GTGTGTTCTCCTTGGTGTCAGTTGTGGAGCAAACATTGCTGACTATGTGGCTCGAAAAGCCGTTGAGGCTGGGAGACTCCTCGACCCCATCAAGGTTGTCGCTCAGGTTTTGATGTATCCATTCTTCATTGGGAGCAGTCCCACCCAATCAGAACTAAAGCTGGCAAACTCCTATTTCTATGACAAGTCAACGTGTTTACTGGCCTGGAAACTTTTCTTAACTGAGGGTGAATTCAGCCTGGATCATCCAGCGGCAAACCCTCTCGTGCCTGGTAAGGGTCCCCCTTTGAAGCTTATGCCTCCAACATTGACAGTTGTCGCGGAGCTGGACTGGATGAAGGACCGTGCAATTGCTTACTCGGAGGAGCTCCGCAAGGTGAATGTGGACGCCCCAGTCCTCGAGTACAAGGATGCGGTTCATGAGTTTGCCACGCTAGACGTCTTGCTGAAAACTCCACAGGCTCAGGCTTGCGCTGAAGATATATCCATCTGGGTTAAGAAGTACATATCACTGCGTGGCCATGAATTTTCATATTGA
- the LOC102722355 gene encoding pre-mRNA-splicing factor CWC22 homolog has protein sequence MAASVSPAASPPRRHRHGHGHGHGHARRDHSPRRRRTSPSPSASPSPSDRDVDRRRDRSRASPRDHDRRRGRDSKPSESNGGAPKPSGGEDGDGRAPPRRPRSSDGEEEGDRRRRQSGVSDDEKEGGRRRRRSGDSDDERGDRDRRRRRERDSGRHRRRSPSLESDSSSGGDRSSRRHRRDESSRRQKDERRRDRASREERRRSPERKEPTPPLPPPPPLLPEMIPGRTGGIYIPPFRMAQMMREVEDKSSTEYQRLSWDALKKSINGLVNKVNATNIKNIVPELFAENLVRGRGLFCQSCIKSQMASPGFTDVFAALVAVVNTKFPEIGRLLLVRVVLQLKRAYKRNDKPQLLAATKFIAHLVNQVVAHELVALELLTVLLENPTDDSVEVAVGFVKECGAMLQDLSPQGLHAIFERFRGILHEGEIDKRVQFLIEGLFAIRKAKFQGFPAIRPELDLVEQEDQFTHEISLEDELDPETNLNVFRANPNFAEDEKAYENLKRSILGAESSDDEEGSDDASDEDDEESDDEDDEEQMEIRDQTETNLINLRRTIYLTIMSSVDFEEAGHKLLKIKLEPGQEMELCIMLLECCSQERTYLRYYGLLGQRFCMINKVYQENFEKCFVQQYSMIHRLETNKLRNVAKFFAHLLGTDALPWHVLAYIRLTEEDTTSSSRIFIKILFQELSEHLGIRLLNEKLNDPNMQDSFDSIFPKDHPKNTRFSINFFTSIGLGGITETLREYLKNMPRLIMQQQRPASSESGSGDSGSSSDSSSSESESSSDESDRKRSKRRKK, from the exons atgGCGGCCTCCGTctcgcccgccgcctcccctccccgccgccaccgccacggccacggccacggccacggccacgcccGCCGCGACCActctccgcgtcgccgccgtacgtccccgtccccgtccgcgtccccctccccctccgacCGCGACGTCGACCGCCGCCGGGACAGATCTAGGGCTTCCCCGCGCGATcacgaccgccgccgcggccgcgactCCAAGCCCTCGGAGAGCAACGGGGGAGCACCGAAGCCTAGCGGGGGtgaagacggcgacggccgcgccCCTCCCAGGCGCCCTCGGTCCTCcgatggggaggaggagggcgaccGCCGGAGGAGGCAGTCTGGGGTTTCTGACGACGAGAAGGAGGGCGGCCGCCGCAGGAGGCGCTCTGGGGACTCCGATGACGAGAGAGGCGACcgcgaccgccgccgcaggcggGAACGTGACAGcgggcgccaccgccgccggagccccAGCTTGGAGTCAGATTCGTCCTCTGGTGGTGACCGTAGCAGCCGTCGGCACCGCCGTGATGAGAGCTCCAGGCGGCAGAAAGATGAGAGGCGCCGGGACAGGGCCAGTCGTGAGGAGCGCCGGAGGAGTCCCGAGAGGAAGGAGCCAACTCCACCACtgcccccgccgccaccgcttcTACCGGAGATGATACCAGGGCGCACAGGAGGGATCTACATCCCGCCTTTCCGCATGGCACAGATGATGAGAGAGGTTGAGGACAAGTCAAGCACTGAGTACCAGCGTCTCAGCTGGGATGCTCTGAAGAAGAGTATCAATGGTCTGGTGAACAAAGTGAATGCCACCAACATAAAGAATATAGTGCCAGAGCTGTTTGCCGAGAACCTGGTCCGCGGAAGGGGGCTGTTCTGCCAATCGTGCATCAAGTCACAGATGGCTTCACCTGGGTTCACGGATGTGTTTGCGGCACTTGTCGCGGTTGTAAATACCAAGTTCCCTGAGATTGGCCGCCTGCTTCTTGTTCGTGTTGTGCTCCAGCTCAAGAGGGCATATAAGCGAAATGATAAG CCCCAATTGCTTGCAGCAACCAAGTTCATAGCACACTTGGTTAACCAGGTTGTTGCTCATGAGCTTGTGGCACTGGAGCTTCTTACAGTGTTGCTTGAGAACCCAACTGATGATAGTGTTGAG GTAGCAGTGGGGTTTGTTAAAGAATGTGGGGCAATGCTGCAAGATTTATCTCCACAAGGGCTTCATG CTATTTTTGAAAGGTTTCGAGGTATTCTCCATGAAGGTGAAATAGATAAGCGTGTTCAGTTTCTAATTGAAGGATTGTTTGCAATTAGAAAGGCTAAATTTCAg GGATTCCCTGCTATCCGTCCAGAGTTGGATCTTGTCGAGCAGGAGGACCAATTTACTCATGAGATTTCCCTTGAAGATGAGCTAGACCCAGAGACTAATCTAA ATGTTTTCAGGGCAAACCCCAATTTTGCTGAAGATGAGAAGGCATATGAGAACCTAAAAAGAAGCATCCTGGGAGCAGAATCTTCTGATGATGAAGAAGGGTCGGATGATGCTTCTGATGAGGATGATGAAGAATctgatgatgaagatgatgaagaacAGATGGAGATAAGGGATCAAACTGAAACCAATCTAATTAATCTTCGTAGAACAATTTATTTGACAATCATGTCCAGTGTTGATTTTGAAGAAGCTGGTCACAAGCTTCTCAAAATTAAACTCGAGCCTGGTCAAGAG ATGGAATTATGCATTATGTTGCTTGAATGTTGCTCTCAAGAGAGAACCTACCTTCGTTACTATGGATTACTAGGGCAACGCTTTTGCATGATCAACAAAGTTTACCAAGAAAACTTTGAGAAGTGTTTTGTTCAGCAGTATTCAATGATCCATCGCCTTGAAACAAATAAGCTGAGGAatgttgcaaaattttttgcgcATTTGTTGGGAACCGATGCACTTCCATGGCATGTTCTGGCTTATATCCGTTTGACAGAGGAGGACACCACATCGTCCTCTcgaattttcataaaaatactGTTCCAG GAGCTGTCAGAGCATCTGGGTATCCGTTTACTGAATGAGAAACTTAATGATCCGAACATGCAGGACTCATTCGATTCGATCTTCCCAAAGGATCATCCTAAGAATACAAGATTCTCAATCAATTTCTTCACTTCCATAGGTCTAGGTGGCATCACTGAGACTCTGAGGGAGTATTTAAAGAATATGCCACGACTTATAATGCAGCAACAAAGACCAGCATCGTCTGAGTCTGGATCGGGCGATTCAGGATCTAGTTCGGACAGCTCCAGCTCAGAATCAGAATCGAGCTCTGACGAGAGCGACAGGAAGAGAagcaagaggaggaagaagtag
- the LOC102722635 gene encoding pentatricopeptide repeat-containing protein At5g27110-like gives MPQPRAPASAARLHAHVLELHRGCDGGGGGGGHLLLRRAHAASLVSGALASSLPLAGALLLSYAALPDLASARLVLRHHPLRLRSAFLWNSLSRALSSASLPSEALRVYNLMLRSAVRPDDRTFPFALHAAAAAAADEGISKDKGLELHAAALRRGHLADVFTGNTLVAFYAACGRACDARRMFDEMPALDVVSWNSLVSALLANGMFHDAIWALVRMLRGGFTLNVASLVSVVPACGMEKEEKFGLSIHALSVKIGLNTVVNLANALIDMYGKFGDVEASMRVFDGMLEHNEVSWNSAIGCFLNAGLYGDVLRMFRKMSAHNVMPGSITLSSLLPALVELGSFDLGREVHGYSIKRAMDLDIFVANSLIDMYAKFGSLEKASTVFEQMKGRNVVSWNAMIANLVQNGAKTEAFKLVIEMQQSGECPNLITLVNVLPACARMASLKMGKQIHAWSIRRVLMFDLFISNALIDMYSKCGQLSLARNIFERSEKDDVSYNTLILGYSQSPWCFESLLLFEQMRSVGIDCDAVSFMGALSSCTNLSSFKHGKEIHGVLVRRLLSGHLFLANSLLDLYTKGGMLVTASKIFSKITKKDVASWNTMILGYGMHGQIDVAFELFDQMRADGLDYDHVSYIAVLSACSHGGLVEKGKKFFSQMLAQNIEPQQMHYACMVDLIGRAGQLSESAEIIRDMPFPANSDVWGALLGACRIHGNIELAQWAAEHLFELKPEHSGYYTLMINMYAETGRWNEANKIRKLMKSRKVQKNPAYSWVQDGNKLQAFLVGDG, from the coding sequence atgccgcagccgcgcgctcccgcgtcggcggcgcgcctCCACGCGCACGTCCTCGAGCTCCACCGAggctgcgacggcggcggcggcggcggtggccacctcctgctccgccgcgcgcACGCGGCGTCCCTCGTCTCCGGCGCGCTCGCATCGTCCCTGCCCCTCGCGGGCGCGCTCCTCCTCTCGTACGCCGCGCTCCCCGACCTCGCCTCCGCGCGCCTCGTcctccgccaccacccgctccgcctccgctccgCCTTCCTCTGGAActccctctcccgcgcgctcTCCTCGGCGTCGCTGCCGTCCGAGGCCCTTCGGGTGTACAACCTCATGCTCCGCTCCGCCGTGCGCCCGGATGACCGCACATTCCCCTTCgctctccacgccgccgccgccgctgccgccgacgaggGGATCTCCAAAGATAAGGGCCTCGAGCTCCACGCTGCGGCTCTCAGGCGGGGGCACCTGGCTGACGTCTTCACGGGCAACACGCTAGTCGCGTTCTACGCGGCCTGCGGCAGGGCCTGCGACGCGCGCAGgatgttcgacgaaatgcctGCACTGGACGTCGTCTCGTGGAACTCCCTAGTATCGGCATTACTGGCGAACGGTATGTTCCATGACGCGATATGGGCACTGGTGAGAATGCTGAGGGGTGGGTTTACTTTGAACGTGGCAAGCTTAGTGTCAGTCGTGCCTGCCTGTGGTatggagaaggaagagaagtttgGCTTGAGCATCCATGCATTGTCAGTGAAAATTGGCCTGAACACTGTAGTGAATCTTGCGAATGCGTTGATTGATATGTATGGTAAGTTTGGGGATGTTGAGGCATCGATGAGGGTGTTTGATGGAATGCTGGAGCACAATGAGGTTTCTTGGAATTCTGCAATAGGGTGCTTTCTTAATGCAGGGCTTTATGGTGATGTCCTGAGAATGTTTAGGAAAATGTCTGCGCATAATGTCATGCCTGGTTCTATCACACTATCTAGTTTGCTTCCTGCCTTGGTTGAGCTTGGTAGTTTTGATTTGGGGAGAGAAGTCCACGGGTATAGCATAAAGAGAGCAATGGACTTGGATATTTTTGTTGCAAACTCTCTTATTGATATGTATGCCAAATTTGGTTCTTTGGAGAAAGCATCTACTGTCTTTGAACAAATGAAGGGCCGAAATGTGGTGTCCTGGAATGCAATGATCGCAAATCTTGTGCAAAATGGAGCTAAGACTGAGGCGTTCAAACTTGTCATAGAGATGCAACAAAGTGGGGAATGCCCAAATTTGATCACGCTAGTGAATGTGCTTCCAGCTTGTGCGAGGATGGCCTCTCTAAAGATGGGTAAGCAGATCCATGCATGGTCAATTCGTAGAGTTCTAATGTTTGATTTGTTCATATCAAATGCTTTGATTGATATGTATTCCAAGTGTGGACAGCTGAGCTTGGCacgaaatatttttgaaaggTCAGAGAAGGATGATGTGTCGTATAATACTTTGATTTTGGGATATTCACAGAGTCCATGGTGTTTTGaatctcttcttctttttgagCAGATGAGGTCTGTAGGAATTGACTGTGATGCTGTTTCCTTCATGGGTGCTCTATCATCATGTACTAACTTGTCTTCATTTAAGCATGGCAAAGAAATTCATGGTGTCTTAGTAAGGAGATTGTTAAGTGGGCATCTCTTTCTTGCTAATTCCCTGCTGGACTTGTACACTAAAGGTGGAATGCTTGTTACTGCATCAAAGATATTTAGTAAGATTACCAAGAAGGATGTTGCCTCATGGAATACTATGATTTTGGGATATGGGATGCATGGTCAAATTGATGTTGCATTTGAATTGTTTGATCAGATGAGAGCTGATGGTCTGGACTATGATCATGTATCTTACATTGCAGTGCTATCAGCATGCAGCCACGGTGGGCTTGTAGAGAAAGGGAAGAAGTTCTTCAGTCAAATGCTTGCTCAAAATATTGAGCCACAGCAAATGCACTATGCCTGCATGGTTGATCTTATTGGACGTGCTGGACAACTGTCTGAATCTGCTGAAATAATCAGAGACATGCCTTTTCCTGCAAATTCCGATGTATGGGGAGCACTGCTTGGGGCTTGTCGTATACACGGAAATATTGAATTAGCGCAATGGGCAGCGGAGCATTTGTTTGAGCTGAAGCCAGAGCATTCAGGCTACTACACTCTGATGATAAACATGTATGCTGAGACTGGGAGATGGAATGAAGCAAACAAGATCAGGAAATTAATGAAATCCAGGAAAGTACAGAAAAATCCAGCCTATAGCTGGGTACAGGATGGCAACAAGCTACAAGCTTTTCTTGTTGGGGATGGGTAG